Proteins co-encoded in one Leptospiraceae bacterium genomic window:
- a CDS encoding M23 family metallopeptidase, protein MLKLYSPLNKLIFMSIDVCNLGCITKSLVTSFVFLLITFCSLPLRPEFGGATVNVVTRQKGEINFGRLANVPFKFITSSCMSESNCGQNLFDSNPNTIWVTDKKNESEWVIIDFGSKRLVTAVETEFAFMSQTKYEIQVLNRDVWTTIHTNSKPDKKNRDNLVGIDASTLRIVFPKSAEASYALANIRILLGDSNLTGIDARLTGFTFPVENGVMPTDDYTLPGAPRKYRNGIHKGLDIGTKMNFLNINTSVNRDTKILAANEGTVVRADLNYKAMTETEFKEISAYNQTHPVTFVDKDFGGRQIWIEHNGGVVTTYNHLSSIHPNIVVGAKVKRGQFIGLAGNSGLMGEAKKNNDGIHLHFEIWIDGEFLGNDMTLPQIRKFLQYFFSE, encoded by the coding sequence ATGTTAAAACTGTATAGTCCTTTAAATAAATTAATTTTTATGTCAATTGATGTTTGTAACTTAGGCTGTATTACAAAAAGTCTAGTCACTTCTTTTGTATTCCTTTTAATTACTTTTTGTAGTTTGCCCCTTCGTCCTGAATTTGGGGGAGCAACTGTAAATGTAGTTACGAGACAGAAAGGCGAAATTAATTTTGGAAGACTGGCAAATGTGCCATTCAAGTTTATAACTTCTTCTTGTATGAGCGAATCAAATTGTGGACAAAATCTTTTTGATTCTAATCCAAATACGATTTGGGTGACGGATAAAAAAAATGAGTCCGAATGGGTAATTATTGATTTTGGAAGTAAACGACTTGTAACCGCAGTCGAAACAGAATTTGCCTTTATGAGTCAAACGAAATATGAAATACAAGTATTAAATAGAGATGTTTGGACAACTATACATACGAATTCGAAACCTGATAAAAAAAATCGTGACAACTTAGTTGGTATAGATGCGTCTACTTTACGAATTGTTTTTCCTAAATCTGCAGAGGCTTCTTATGCATTGGCTAATATCCGAATACTTTTAGGAGATTCTAATCTCACCGGCATAGATGCTAGGCTGACAGGGTTTACCTTTCCAGTGGAAAATGGCGTTATGCCGACAGATGATTATACTCTACCGGGTGCCCCTAGAAAGTATAGAAATGGAATTCACAAAGGTTTAGATATTGGAACTAAAATGAATTTTTTAAATATAAATACAAGCGTTAACCGCGATACTAAAATTTTAGCGGCAAATGAAGGCACTGTAGTTCGCGCGGATTTGAATTATAAAGCTATGACCGAAACAGAGTTTAAGGAAATTTCTGCTTACAACCAAACCCATCCTGTAACTTTTGTAGATAAAGATTTTGGCGGAAGACAAATTTGGATCGAACATAATGGTGGAGTTGTTACTACTTATAATCATTTATCTTCCATTCATCCAAATATTGTAGTCGGGGCTAAAGTCAAACGTGGTCAATTTATTGGACTGGCTGGGAACTCTGGTCTTATGGGAGAAGCCAAAAAAAACAACGATGGTATTCACTTACATTTTGAAATTTGGATCGACGGAGAATTCTTAGGGAATGACATGACACTTCCTCAAATTCGCAAATTTTTACAATATTTCTTTTCTGAATAA
- a CDS encoding sulfite exporter TauE/SafE family protein — protein sequence MNSEIFFISAFIYGLSSSFHCITMCGPFVGTLNIIGESKLITNIVYNLGRFTSYTIIGFLMGFLGLGLNLSESVTNIQNISIILSSIFILLTGLALIFKKKLIPDSGANRIIKKVFFPFIEMMRKSTHTILFSFIFGIFTGLLPCAVLYPAFAMALATGNPVFGGISMGSFFIGTLPGLLLFGLGFHKIKSFVIKEYSSYVGIVIIIVGLSTVYFRMNHDHSKHENSSPPSNENKEMHHHHH from the coding sequence ATGAACTCCGAAATCTTTTTCATTTCTGCATTTATTTATGGACTAAGTAGTTCTTTTCATTGTATAACGATGTGTGGTCCGTTTGTCGGGACGTTAAACATCATAGGTGAGTCTAAACTTATTACAAATATTGTATATAATTTAGGAAGATTTACATCGTATACTATCATTGGTTTTTTAATGGGTTTCTTAGGTTTGGGTTTAAATCTTTCCGAAAGCGTAACTAATATACAAAATATATCCATTATCCTCTCAAGTATATTTATATTACTCACTGGACTTGCACTCATCTTCAAAAAAAAATTAATCCCTGACAGCGGAGCAAATCGAATTATAAAAAAAGTTTTTTTTCCTTTTATAGAGATGATGAGAAAATCTACTCATACAATTCTATTTTCATTTATATTTGGTATTTTCACTGGTTTATTACCTTGCGCTGTATTATATCCTGCTTTTGCAATGGCATTGGCAACCGGCAATCCTGTATTTGGCGGAATCTCCATGGGCTCCTTTTTTATAGGAACACTTCCTGGACTTTTACTCTTCGGTCTTGGATTTCATAAAATTAAATCTTTTGTTATTAAAGAGTATTCTTCCTATGTAGGAATAGTTATCATTATTGTGGGGCTAAGTACTGTATACTTCAGAATGAATCATGATCATAGTAAACATGAAAATTCCAGTCCACCATCAAATGAAAATAAAGAAATGCATCACCATCACCATTAA
- the ccoS gene encoding cbb3-type cytochrome oxidase assembly protein CcoS, with product MEALYITIGIAFILALTGLVIFLLSFKNGQFEDIEAPKYRILFDDDKEGTK from the coding sequence ATGGAAGCACTTTATATTACGATTGGAATTGCATTTATTTTGGCTTTAACTGGTTTAGTGATTTTTTTACTCTCATTTAAAAATGGACAATTTGAAGACATCGAAGCCCCGAAATATAGAATTTTGTTTGATGACGATAAAGAAGGAACAAAATGA
- a CDS encoding heavy metal translocating P-type ATPase, translating to MNVLPKESNLINSKDSNEIKSSNCFHCQNPIPKNVNVSNQIQGESRYFCCTGCLTVSEIISQMGKEYFYDLRGSSNLEPIVPFKGEDAENLDSELTYNEFVTGKDSSNYEVYVNITNIHCSACVWLNEKVLSERQGIKEARINFSTGRARIIWDDTQIKLSEIFQIIQNIGYIPKLYAPWKKEKANNNFANDLLVRMVVAAFSFGSIMAFTVSLYAGYFSGIDTGFKRLFHFYSWLLATPVYIYSGVPFFKGAYYGLKNKTLNMDFLLVLGISLAYFYSVYVTLTDIGEVYFDSVCMIYFFVLVGKYLEALSRNIANRKINSLLSKLPELCTVIENGSEKKVSSGQVKKDDLILVKAGERLSVDGILESDFAYIDESFLTGESKPVSKKKGDKILSGSLSISSGIYLKVLNTSQNSTLTLLQRMIENALLEKPLIQRKTDLIATKFISVVLITAISTFLGWMFFSGNFEFSLISAISVLIVACPCALGLAIPSTLVINNIINSEKGIILKNLDIIEPLSKLDTLIFDKTGTLTEGNLKIIEESINQSTFTKNLVYVLEKKSSHPIAKSIVTSFDESDDYSNLESEFQVLKINEIQGYGIFGIIRHKNQEYRVNIGNLDFILKNSNQSDQIFENSNRNLTKEGIYLHISINQNYMGYLLLNDTPRIGVKEEIQKLKLIIKDIQLLSGDNSKNVERISKELNITKFKGNLKPNEKIDLLDQLQRENKIVAMVGDGINDAGILAKSNVGISLELASDISIDKSDIILMKNDLKGVRLAIEYAKLTSRTIKQNIGISFLYNSIMLPLAAFGFMQPVYCALFMTLSSLTVVANSFLLKLYVRKV from the coding sequence ATGAACGTTTTACCAAAAGAATCGAATTTGATAAACTCGAAAGACAGCAATGAAATTAAATCTTCAAATTGCTTTCACTGCCAAAACCCAATCCCTAAAAATGTAAACGTATCTAACCAAATTCAAGGAGAATCCAGATATTTTTGTTGTACAGGATGTCTGACTGTTAGCGAAATTATTTCGCAAATGGGAAAAGAATATTTTTACGATTTACGCGGCTCTTCCAATTTAGAGCCAATTGTTCCATTCAAAGGAGAAGATGCAGAAAATCTAGATAGCGAACTTACTTACAATGAATTTGTAACAGGAAAAGACAGCTCAAATTATGAAGTATATGTCAATATAACCAACATTCATTGTTCAGCATGTGTTTGGTTAAATGAAAAAGTTTTATCTGAAAGACAAGGAATTAAAGAAGCACGAATTAATTTTTCGACTGGAAGAGCACGTATCATTTGGGATGACACGCAAATAAAATTATCTGAAATATTTCAAATCATCCAAAACATTGGTTACATTCCCAAACTTTACGCACCTTGGAAAAAAGAAAAAGCTAACAACAATTTTGCGAATGACTTACTTGTTCGTATGGTAGTAGCGGCTTTTTCATTTGGAAGTATCATGGCATTTACTGTATCACTTTATGCCGGATATTTTTCCGGAATCGACACTGGTTTCAAAAGATTATTCCATTTTTACTCATGGCTATTAGCCACGCCCGTGTATATATACTCGGGTGTTCCTTTTTTTAAAGGAGCCTATTACGGCCTCAAAAACAAAACTTTAAACATGGATTTTTTATTAGTATTAGGAATTTCTTTAGCCTATTTTTACAGTGTATATGTAACGTTAACCGATATAGGTGAAGTATATTTTGACTCTGTATGTATGATTTACTTTTTTGTTCTCGTCGGAAAATACCTAGAAGCTCTTTCTAGAAATATTGCAAATCGAAAAATAAATAGTCTCCTAAGTAAATTACCCGAACTATGCACAGTAATAGAAAATGGTTCAGAAAAAAAAGTTTCTTCCGGACAAGTCAAAAAAGACGATTTAATCCTAGTTAAAGCGGGTGAGCGGCTTTCGGTAGATGGAATTTTAGAATCCGATTTTGCTTATATTGACGAATCTTTTTTAACCGGTGAGTCCAAACCAGTCTCTAAAAAAAAGGGAGATAAAATTCTGTCAGGTTCACTTTCTATTTCAAGTGGAATTTATTTAAAAGTTCTAAATACCTCCCAAAATTCTACCCTCACTTTATTGCAAAGAATGATTGAAAACGCACTTTTAGAAAAACCTTTAATTCAAAGAAAAACGGATTTAATCGCTACTAAATTCATCAGTGTCGTTTTAATAACTGCAATTTCTACTTTTCTAGGTTGGATGTTTTTTTCAGGCAATTTTGAATTTTCCTTAATTAGCGCAATATCCGTATTAATCGTAGCCTGCCCATGTGCGTTAGGATTGGCTATCCCTTCTACACTCGTAATTAACAATATAATCAATTCCGAAAAAGGAATTATTTTAAAAAACTTAGATATCATCGAGCCACTTTCTAAACTTGATACTTTAATATTTGATAAAACAGGTACATTGACGGAAGGAAATCTAAAAATCATAGAAGAATCTATCAATCAAAGTACTTTTACAAAAAATCTAGTGTATGTATTAGAAAAAAAATCATCTCATCCTATCGCAAAATCAATCGTAACCTCTTTTGATGAATCAGATGATTATTCAAACTTAGAATCTGAATTTCAAGTATTGAAAATAAATGAAATTCAAGGTTACGGAATTTTTGGAATCATTAGACATAAAAATCAAGAATATAGAGTAAACATTGGAAATTTAGATTTTATATTAAAAAACTCTAATCAATCAGATCAAATCTTTGAAAACTCAAATCGAAATTTAACTAAAGAAGGAATTTATTTACATATTAGTATAAACCAAAATTATATGGGATATTTACTATTAAACGACACTCCTCGAATTGGAGTAAAAGAAGAAATTCAAAAATTAAAGTTAATCATAAAAGATATCCAACTATTATCAGGCGATAATTCCAAAAATGTCGAAAGAATTTCTAAAGAACTAAATATAACAAAATTTAAAGGTAATTTAAAACCAAATGAAAAAATTGATTTATTAGATCAATTGCAGAGGGAAAATAAAATTGTAGCAATGGTAGGAGATGGAATTAACGATGCTGGGATTTTGGCAAAATCAAACGTAGGAATTTCTCTAGAACTAGCATCGGATATATCTATCGACAAATCAGATATTATCCTCATGAAGAATGATTTAAAAGGTGTAAGATTAGCCATCGAATATGCAAAACTAACATCTAGAACGATCAAACAAAATATTGGAATTTCCTTTTTATATAACTCAATTATGTTACCATTAGCCGCATTTGGATTCATGCAACCGGTTTACTGTGCTTTATTTATGACTCTCAGTTCTCTGACGGTAGTTGCTAACTCATTCTTATTAAAATTATATGTAAGGAAGGTATAA
- a CDS encoding FixH family protein, with product MTQPSNKKSNNSTVRFAFTMVGLAFAALIGATWYTVKIAMDGHEPVMDKNYYEKGLNYEKEIAESIQMKSEGYRFESSIMTAESGLTKEPTDIEIRIFKNETPVNNAKLFLTKGRTATNKFTEKKEIIFDKEGIYRGNLNFLHEGEWQITLNAKVENRSFEKTFMVLVK from the coding sequence ATGACCCAACCATCCAATAAAAAGAGCAATAATTCTACAGTTCGATTCGCCTTCACAATGGTAGGCCTTGCTTTTGCAGCGCTCATTGGAGCTACTTGGTATACAGTTAAAATTGCAATGGACGGACACGAACCTGTAATGGATAAAAACTATTACGAAAAAGGTTTAAACTATGAGAAGGAAATTGCGGAAAGTATTCAAATGAAGTCAGAAGGATATCGTTTTGAATCATCTATTATGACGGCGGAATCTGGATTAACAAAAGAACCAACCGATATAGAAATAAGAATTTTTAAAAATGAAACTCCGGTTAATAATGCGAAACTTTTCTTGACCAAAGGAAGAACGGCAACGAATAAGTTTACAGAAAAAAAAGAAATTATTTTTGATAAAGAAGGTATTTACAGGGGTAATTTAAATTTTCTGCATGAAGGCGAATGGCAAATTACTTTAAATGCAAAAGTAGAAAATAGAAGTTTCGAAAAAACCTTTATGGTTTTGGTAAAATGA
- the ccoG gene encoding cytochrome c oxidase accessory protein CcoG, with translation MVISRHISGAIRKKRYIVEAILGSIYIIVPWLTWMDKPLMRLDVPARKFHLLGNIFIPQEGIFLHLFLLSAGLSLFFFTSLIGRVWCGWACPQTVFTDFFDVIGRLILGNKYGKKDANPYLKFVLHSVWILFSLFAAFHIVAYFNDPREMIARTIHLNFQDVIFPYLWAFFAGLLYVDMTMVREQFCKYACPYARFQTVMMDADSYNVTYDHNRGEPRRNKKEKLGDCTACNMCLVVCPTGIDIRDGLNVGCIACGKCIDACTIQMGKENKKSLINYDSLNRVEKNQKIRWIRPRTVIYATILSVVLSTAVILLNNRVPLYASVIPDRNLEPMIIPGQKVRNFYNLNLRNMTYEDRELKLEIIESEKLHPIIRTGSEDSKVKIPANGSAELRIFIETDNLPKLEKSAPIVHVKMNIEDVSNQKFKINKLLPLRLPDDPTIQ, from the coding sequence ATGGTTATATCCAGACATATTTCAGGAGCCATTCGCAAGAAAAGGTATATAGTTGAGGCGATTTTAGGGTCTATCTATATTATTGTTCCTTGGCTGACCTGGATGGACAAACCATTGATGCGCCTCGATGTCCCAGCAAGAAAATTTCATCTATTGGGAAATATATTTATTCCCCAGGAAGGAATTTTCTTGCATCTATTTTTACTTTCTGCCGGATTATCGCTATTCTTTTTTACCTCTCTAATTGGTAGAGTCTGGTGCGGTTGGGCTTGCCCGCAAACTGTATTCACTGACTTTTTCGATGTGATTGGTAGATTGATTCTAGGAAATAAATATGGGAAAAAAGATGCGAATCCCTATCTAAAATTTGTTCTACATTCAGTTTGGATATTATTCTCATTATTCGCTGCATTTCATATTGTGGCTTATTTCAATGATCCACGTGAAATGATCGCCCGTACCATTCACTTAAATTTCCAAGATGTAATATTTCCTTATTTATGGGCATTTTTCGCAGGTTTACTTTATGTGGATATGACCATGGTGAGAGAACAGTTTTGTAAATATGCATGTCCCTATGCAAGATTTCAAACTGTGATGATGGATGCGGATTCGTATAACGTAACCTATGATCACAATAGAGGCGAACCTCGCAGAAACAAAAAGGAAAAATTAGGAGACTGCACAGCTTGTAATATGTGCCTCGTTGTTTGCCCAACTGGAATTGATATTCGTGACGGATTAAATGTCGGTTGTATCGCATGCGGCAAATGTATAGATGCCTGTACAATTCAAATGGGCAAAGAAAATAAAAAATCATTAATTAATTACGACTCTTTAAATAGAGTAGAAAAAAATCAAAAAATAAGATGGATTCGTCCTAGAACTGTAATCTATGCAACAATCCTTTCCGTTGTTTTATCAACTGCCGTCATTCTACTGAATAACAGAGTTCCATTGTATGCGAGTGTGATACCTGATCGCAATCTTGAACCAATGATTATTCCCGGGCAAAAAGTCCGAAATTTTTATAATCTCAATCTACGAAACATGACTTACGAAGATAGAGAGTTAAAACTTGAAATTATAGAAAGTGAAAAATTACATCCTATTATCCGCACAGGCTCAGAAGATTCAAAAGTTAAAATTCCAGCTAACGGTAGTGCAGAATTACGAATTTTTATAGAGACGGATAATCTACCTAAACTTGAGAAATCAGCACCGATTGTTCATGTCAAAATGAATATTGAAGACGTCAGCAATCAAAAATTTAAAATCAATAAATTATTACCACTTAGGTTACCCGATGACCCAACCATCCAATAA
- a CDS encoding c-type cytochrome, with product MDYNKEFDGIKQADNPMPEWWKLFFGLAIVFAVGYTIYFHWFSDWKMEDSFSKEVAEYEAKFPMAKVIVSADGSNPLRDKADAIEEGKKNFQNFCVACHGPEAKGLVGPNLTDAEWIHGDNDAAIYEVIMEGVAGEKAKLGRGAMPPHKTSLGSERVYQVMAWLATNNPSMKKLK from the coding sequence ATGGATTATAATAAAGAATTTGATGGAATTAAACAAGCGGATAATCCGATGCCAGAGTGGTGGAAACTCTTTTTCGGGCTTGCAATTGTTTTTGCAGTGGGATATACCATTTACTTTCACTGGTTTTCCGATTGGAAAATGGAAGATAGTTTTTCTAAGGAAGTTGCCGAATATGAAGCAAAATTTCCAATGGCGAAAGTAATCGTCAGTGCAGATGGATCCAATCCACTTCGCGATAAAGCGGATGCAATTGAGGAAGGTAAAAAGAACTTTCAAAATTTTTGCGTTGCTTGTCACGGCCCTGAGGCAAAAGGTTTAGTTGGACCAAATCTTACTGATGCAGAATGGATTCACGGCGACAATGACGCAGCAATCTATGAAGTTATTATGGAAGGTGTTGCAGGCGAAAAAGCAAAACTTGGACGAGGTGCAATGCCGCCACACAAAACATCCCTTGGTTCAGAAAGAGTTTACCAAGTTATGGCATGGCTTGCGACAAATAATCCAAGCATGAAGAAATTAAAATAA
- a CDS encoding cbb3-type cytochrome c oxidase subunit 3 has translation MSALMIYKALRLPVMILAIAYITFYLYSKKRREAVEVPKYRMLDED, from the coding sequence ATGAGTGCTCTCATGATTTACAAGGCTCTTCGCCTTCCTGTTATGATATTAGCAATTGCTTATATTACATTTTACTTATATAGCAAGAAGAGAAGAGAAGCAGTAGAAGTTCCAAAGTATAGAATGTTAGATGAGGATTAA
- a CDS encoding cbb3-type cytochrome c oxidase subunit II, which translates to MMQKFFNWFADIAEEWDLNGVKFAIYTTIAVLIGGIFELVPPFFLSQTVVPITAVKPYSAIELAGRDIYTEEGCNNCHTQMIRPFKWEVDRFDPKKVYGKDGYSKGGEYVYDHPFLWGSKRTGPDLAHESQIQDSVDWHRRHLINPRETSPGSIMPSYEWLFEKDAMLDANSIKNHMAGLAKVGVPYTQADYDAVESLVAGKTRGDALIAYLLKLGRDTANLQETTK; encoded by the coding sequence AAATTTGCGATTTACACAACTATTGCAGTTTTAATAGGTGGTATATTTGAATTAGTCCCTCCTTTTTTCCTTTCGCAAACCGTTGTACCTATTACAGCGGTTAAGCCTTATTCTGCGATTGAATTGGCTGGAAGAGATATTTACACAGAAGAAGGATGCAATAACTGTCATACACAAATGATTCGCCCTTTTAAATGGGAAGTAGATAGATTTGATCCAAAGAAAGTTTATGGTAAAGACGGGTATTCAAAGGGCGGTGAATACGTATATGACCACCCTTTTCTCTGGGGTTCCAAAAGAACTGGACCTGACTTAGCGCACGAATCTCAAATTCAGGATTCTGTTGACTGGCACAGACGTCATTTAATAAATCCACGCGAAACTTCTCCCGGCTCAATCATGCCTTCTTACGAATGGTTGTTCGAAAAAGATGCCATGCTTGATGCAAATTCTATTAAGAATCATATGGCGGGTCTCGCAAAAGTGGGAGTGCCTTATACACAAGCTGACTACGATGCAGTTGAATCACTAGTAGCCGGTAAAACTAGAGGTGATGCACTAATCGCATATCTTCTAAAGCTAGGAAGAGATACTGCAAACTTGCAGGAAACAACTAAGTAG